The following proteins are co-located in the Paenibacillus sp. FSL H8-0079 genome:
- a CDS encoding sensor histidine kinase, producing the protein MKLVQPFQIKHKIMVICMTVIILPVFVMTINSYYSSERLLAQNYTTLLSDLAKQTNIRIDEFLKEIEKITLLASTGLSNNLSATHEGSFPIQDFLREGNEQNEIAAYNILMNYIMMKDRVFSIYLYNMNGGQDLFVSPHQPIDPNFKVANELWFKKFMHENDRTITLTTRIDEQLENKILAVSHARKIHDVASGELLGVIVVSIDIKFIEIVNRNLQEGLRSRFMIVDENDKIVYNVNDRLIGTLFRDNVRPPESLNVVVTSPLSQQKWTTYLYMPLDELTADGKILGRNLVTLAIVIVLFAAVISIFLSHVITTPIKKLLRNISLVEKGQFEQVVPIGSRDEIGYLSIRFNRMSHELKRMVERMQQEEIEKAKAEMRALHDQIKPHFLYNTLGSVKWIASMQQADKIVEMTDALISMLRYATKSDGTLVTIREELDNIANYVTIQNVRYYDCIQMRYEIEDKLLDYRMPKMILQPIVENAIFHGLAELEEDGIITIRIQSQLDEVVIEVCDNGVGMDHHTMQNLMEEKSGASSGTSGIGLHNVQRRIQLHFGKPYGIQVESKIGEGTIFSILLPAISEFR; encoded by the coding sequence ATGAAGCTTGTCCAGCCCTTCCAAATCAAGCACAAAATTATGGTGATCTGTATGACGGTGATTATCCTTCCGGTATTTGTGATGACAATCAATTCGTATTACTCCTCAGAGCGGTTATTGGCGCAGAATTATACAACCTTGCTAAGCGATCTGGCCAAACAGACGAATATTCGAATTGACGAATTCTTGAAGGAGATTGAGAAAATCACGCTGCTAGCCAGCACTGGCCTTAGCAACAATCTATCTGCGACCCATGAAGGAAGTTTTCCGATCCAGGATTTCCTGCGAGAGGGTAACGAACAAAATGAGATTGCCGCATACAATATTTTGATGAATTATATCATGATGAAGGATCGCGTATTCTCCATTTACCTCTACAATATGAACGGGGGACAGGATCTGTTCGTCAGCCCACACCAGCCCATTGACCCCAACTTCAAAGTGGCGAACGAATTGTGGTTTAAAAAGTTCATGCACGAAAATGATCGAACCATTACGCTGACAACGCGAATCGATGAGCAATTGGAGAATAAGATACTGGCGGTGTCACACGCTCGCAAAATTCATGATGTGGCTAGTGGGGAACTTCTTGGCGTAATCGTTGTCAGCATTGATATCAAATTTATCGAAATCGTCAACCGCAACCTGCAGGAAGGACTGCGCTCCAGATTCATGATCGTCGATGAGAATGACAAGATCGTATATAACGTGAACGATCGATTAATTGGTACACTGTTCCGAGACAACGTTCGTCCGCCTGAATCATTGAATGTCGTTGTGACCAGCCCGCTTAGTCAACAAAAATGGACAACGTATTTATATATGCCCTTGGATGAGCTAACTGCTGATGGAAAAATATTGGGTCGTAATCTGGTGACGCTGGCCATTGTCATTGTTCTTTTTGCTGCGGTCATATCCATCTTTCTATCTCATGTCATTACAACTCCGATTAAGAAGCTGCTCCGGAATATCTCTCTGGTCGAGAAAGGCCAGTTCGAACAAGTCGTACCTATTGGCTCCAGAGATGAGATTGGATATTTATCCATTCGATTCAACAGAATGTCGCATGAATTGAAGCGAATGGTCGAACGGATGCAGCAGGAAGAAATAGAGAAAGCCAAGGCTGAGATGCGTGCGCTCCATGACCAGATCAAGCCTCATTTTCTGTATAACACACTTGGTTCGGTAAAATGGATCGCCTCGATGCAACAGGCTGACAAAATCGTGGAAATGACCGATGCGCTAATCTCGATGCTCCGCTATGCAACAAAATCCGATGGAACCCTCGTAACCATTCGTGAAGAACTCGATAATATAGCGAATTACGTAACGATCCAGAATGTCAGGTACTACGATTGTATTCAGATGAGATATGAAATTGAGGATAAACTGCTGGATTATCGCATGCCCAAAATGATCCTGCAGCCCATTGTAGAGAACGCCATTTTTCATGGACTGGCCGAACTCGAAGAAGACGGAATCATCACTATCCGGATTCAATCACAGCTGGATGAAGTTGTGATCGAAGTCTGCGATAATGGCGTCGGGATGGATCATCATACGATGCAGAACTTGATGGAAGAAAAGTCCGGTGCCAGTTCAGGAACGAGCGGAATTGGATTGCATAATGTGCAGCGGCGGATTCAGCTTCATTTTGGTAAACCTTATGGAATACAGGTGGAAAGTAAAATAGGTGAAGGTACCATTTTCTCCATTCTGCTGCCGGCCATCTCAGAGTTTAGATAG
- a CDS encoding carbohydrate ABC transporter permease, whose protein sequence is MIHDKSMSRRVFLIVNHTILLLISLLCILPFINLLAVSFSSSSAVSAGSVTFWPVEFTTKAYEFALTGGSFFSSLWVAIQRTVLGTLVNLVLIVLTAYPLSKSKQKLMGRNIYMGFFIVTMLFSGGLIPTYLVVVKMGLIDSIWSLILPGALPVFSMIILMNFIRGLPEEIEESAIIDGAGPVQVLLRILLPLLKPALATVGLFSIVAHWNSWFDGIIYMNNPANYPLQSYLQTLLQSFEQIMLKSGSDYTQLLSMMNARTGRAAQMFLGAIPILLVYPFLQKYFTKGLVLGSVKG, encoded by the coding sequence ATGATCCACGATAAAAGTATGAGTAGGCGTGTGTTTCTTATCGTAAACCACACCATATTGCTTCTAATCTCTCTACTATGTATCCTGCCGTTTATCAACCTGTTGGCCGTTTCATTCAGTAGCAGTTCAGCTGTATCTGCGGGCAGTGTTACGTTCTGGCCTGTGGAGTTCACAACTAAGGCCTATGAATTTGCATTAACTGGAGGGTCCTTCTTCTCCTCTCTCTGGGTCGCCATCCAGCGAACTGTTCTCGGAACGTTGGTGAATCTGGTTCTGATCGTTCTTACGGCGTATCCCCTCTCCAAATCGAAACAAAAATTAATGGGGCGCAATATTTATATGGGATTTTTCATCGTAACCATGTTATTCAGCGGAGGACTAATTCCAACCTATCTGGTAGTCGTCAAAATGGGACTAATCGATTCCATATGGTCTCTGATCCTGCCTGGGGCTCTCCCCGTATTCAGCATGATTATCCTCATGAATTTCATTAGAGGGTTGCCTGAGGAAATTGAAGAATCAGCAATTATCGATGGGGCTGGGCCTGTACAGGTATTGCTTCGTATTCTACTCCCGCTCCTCAAGCCCGCTCTCGCAACAGTTGGTTTGTTCAGTATCGTCGCCCACTGGAATTCCTGGTTCGATGGCATTATCTATATGAATAATCCAGCTAATTATCCATTACAAAGCTACCTCCAGACTCTCCTGCAGAGCTTTGAGCAAATCATGCTGAAATCTGGATCAGACTATACGCAACTGTTATCCATGATGAACGCCAGAACGGGACGCGCTGCTCAAATGTTCTTGGGTGCCATTCCGATTCTGCTCGTGTATCCGTTCTTACAGAAATACTTTACCAAGGGTTTGGTGCTAGGAAGTGTCAAAGGGTGA
- a CDS encoding ABC transporter permease subunit, translating into MLRKWNQQRAYHLMLIPSLVLVFIFSYIPFYGLIIAFQKYNPGLGFNSPWVGWDNFTHIFNQPNFVRTIWNTLYMSVFKIIGGIIVPVIFALLLNEVLHSGIKRTFQTLVYIPNFLSWVIMAGIMLDILSSDGIINTFLSIFGIAPISFLGTPSIFPWTMIVSDIWKGFGFGTVVYLAALTSIDPGLYEAAVIDGAKRWKQTIYITLPLLMPTIVLMTVLSLGNVLNAGFDQIYNLYSPVVYQTGDIIDTYVYRLGIQQAQYSIGTAVGLFKSIISSVLVAVSYILAYRVAGYRIF; encoded by the coding sequence ATGCTGAGAAAATGGAATCAGCAGCGTGCTTACCATCTCATGTTGATCCCAAGCCTGGTCTTGGTCTTCATCTTTAGTTACATCCCTTTCTACGGACTTATTATTGCATTTCAGAAGTACAATCCGGGCCTCGGTTTCAACTCGCCATGGGTAGGATGGGATAATTTTACCCACATCTTTAATCAGCCGAACTTCGTAAGAACGATCTGGAATACACTGTACATGTCTGTCTTCAAGATTATCGGTGGTATAATCGTGCCCGTTATTTTCGCATTACTGCTTAACGAGGTACTACACAGTGGAATCAAACGTACATTCCAAACACTTGTCTACATTCCGAACTTCCTCTCTTGGGTCATTATGGCCGGCATCATGCTGGATATCCTTAGCTCTGACGGCATTATCAATACATTTCTAAGTATATTCGGGATTGCACCGATCTCCTTTCTTGGCACACCCTCTATTTTTCCTTGGACGATGATTGTAAGTGACATATGGAAGGGCTTCGGCTTTGGCACAGTTGTTTACTTAGCAGCCTTAACTAGTATTGACCCCGGACTTTACGAGGCCGCGGTGATCGACGGAGCGAAACGGTGGAAGCAGACGATCTACATTACGTTGCCTCTCCTCATGCCAACCATTGTCTTAATGACAGTATTGTCACTTGGAAACGTACTCAATGCTGGCTTTGACCAGATCTATAATCTCTACTCCCCTGTCGTCTATCAGACCGGTGATATTATTGATACCTACGTATACCGTCTGGGAATTCAGCAGGCACAATATTCGATTGGTACCGCTGTCGGATTATTCAAATCCATCATTTCCAGTGTTCTGGTTGCCGTATCGTACATTCTGGCTTATAGAGTAGCTGGCTATCGCATCTTCTAA
- a CDS encoding alpha/beta fold hydrolase, translated as MNDYETYNLEDTILQSGQQLPQAFIAYKTYGNLNAAKDNVIVVPTWFAGLHTDNEWLIGADKALDPSRYFIIVPNMLGNGLSSSPSNTPAPYDKENFPLISMYDNVRFQHQLLTQKFGITKIKLVVGWSLGAMQVYQWGTSYPEMVERIAPFGGTAKSRPHTQLVFESMISALQADSNFKNGRYDRPPVAGLAAMGRAYAPWGFSQAYYLEKLYQSEGYDTLKSYVEDYWDQVFLSFDANDLITMLRTGIHGDISVNPVDNCNFEQALSKITSPALVMPGSSDLFFTPEDSAYDVQHMPNAVFQPIESKWGHCFGIGANEADSRVIDRHLKRFLET; from the coding sequence ATGAACGATTATGAAACATATAACCTTGAAGATACAATACTTCAATCGGGGCAACAGCTCCCTCAAGCTTTTATTGCATACAAGACCTATGGAAACTTAAATGCTGCAAAGGACAATGTTATTGTCGTTCCAACGTGGTTTGCTGGACTTCACACAGATAATGAATGGTTAATTGGAGCGGACAAGGCATTGGATCCCAGTCGGTACTTTATCATCGTGCCTAATATGTTGGGTAACGGATTATCGTCCTCTCCCAGCAATACCCCTGCCCCGTATGATAAGGAAAACTTCCCTCTCATCTCGATGTATGACAATGTGCGTTTTCAACATCAACTGCTTACTCAAAAGTTCGGAATAACCAAAATTAAACTCGTTGTTGGCTGGTCTTTAGGTGCCATGCAGGTTTATCAATGGGGAACGAGTTATCCTGAGATGGTCGAACGTATTGCCCCCTTTGGCGGAACAGCAAAGAGCAGACCACATACACAGCTGGTGTTCGAATCCATGATCTCGGCATTACAGGCAGATTCGAATTTTAAAAATGGTAGATATGACCGCCCTCCGGTTGCCGGTCTCGCAGCGATGGGTAGAGCTTATGCTCCATGGGGGTTCTCGCAGGCGTACTATTTGGAGAAATTGTATCAATCCGAAGGTTACGATACCTTGAAATCTTATGTAGAAGATTACTGGGACCAGGTGTTTTTATCCTTTGATGCTAACGACTTGATTACCATGCTGCGTACAGGAATACATGGAGACATTAGCGTTAATCCCGTAGATAACTGCAACTTCGAACAGGCGCTAAGCAAGATCACCTCTCCTGCACTCGTTATGCCAGGGTCAAGTGACTTGTTCTTCACGCCAGAGGACAGTGCGTATGATGTTCAACATATGCCGAATGCTGTTTTTCAGCCTATAGAGTCCAAATGGGGACACTGCTTTGGGATCGGAGCTAACGAAGCGGATTCACGCGTTATCGATCGTCATCTAAAGCGATTTTTGGAGACATGA
- a CDS encoding LysR family transcriptional regulator codes for MEIRQLKTFWTLASTCSFHQTAELLSYVPSTITMQIKSLEEELGVKLLDRLGKKVVLTDAGQQFLPYATKILNDVEEAKCISSQQGELAGTVVIGADEVLCAYLLPALFKRFRAEYPGVRLLFRPLSGQELKSSLREGQADVVFVLDEQVVSKDLHSEFLKEENFQMVVSPDHVLASRSSLIVDYFHKQHFLLTEKNCSYRTYFDQSLLKKGADALTELEFHSVEAIKQCAVAGLGVALLPELALKKELSEGDLVALPWDLSEITFTAQMLWHREKWISPSMTAFIQVAKSELI; via the coding sequence ATGGAAATACGCCAACTAAAAACCTTTTGGACACTTGCTTCAACCTGCAGCTTTCATCAGACGGCTGAATTATTGAGTTATGTTCCATCTACCATAACGATGCAAATCAAATCGCTGGAAGAAGAGCTCGGTGTGAAATTGCTGGATCGATTAGGAAAAAAGGTCGTGTTAACGGATGCTGGCCAACAATTTTTGCCGTATGCCACTAAAATCTTAAACGATGTAGAGGAAGCAAAATGCATATCTAGTCAACAGGGGGAATTGGCAGGAACGGTTGTCATCGGAGCAGATGAAGTGCTATGCGCTTATCTTCTTCCAGCCTTGTTCAAACGCTTCCGAGCGGAGTATCCTGGTGTGCGGTTATTGTTCCGCCCTTTGTCCGGCCAAGAGCTTAAATCCAGTCTGAGAGAAGGACAGGCCGATGTCGTTTTTGTATTGGATGAGCAGGTTGTTTCCAAAGATCTTCATTCAGAATTTTTAAAGGAGGAGAACTTTCAAATGGTCGTTTCTCCCGATCATGTGCTGGCATCACGTTCCTCGTTAATCGTTGATTACTTCCACAAACAGCATTTTTTGTTGACCGAAAAGAACTGTTCTTATCGCACTTATTTTGACCAATCCCTACTAAAAAAAGGTGCGGATGCTCTGACAGAACTGGAGTTCCATAGTGTAGAAGCCATTAAACAATGCGCTGTAGCTGGTCTAGGGGTCGCTTTGTTGCCTGAACTGGCTCTAAAGAAAGAGTTGAGCGAGGGAGATTTGGTTGCTTTGCCGTGGGATTTATCGGAAATAACCTTTACGGCACAGATGCTCTGGCATCGGGAGAAGTGGATATCTCCGTCCATGACTGCTTTCATCCAGGTCGCAAAGAGTGAGTTGATTTGA
- a CDS encoding NUDIX domain-containing protein encodes MERKIRNSAKALIIKDGRMLAIRQEDNGDVIYLLPGGSQNAGETLTDAVKREVAAEIGVDVEPLSLEFVIEGVYGAALHRVDFVFLSEYIGLMDNNSSILPSDENQVEYEWLDIKSLIQQPLLPSKLRKQIIRLVEGENTVMYLGIEEDEDLNG; translated from the coding sequence ATGGAGAGAAAGATTAGAAATTCTGCAAAAGCATTAATTATCAAAGATGGGAGAATGCTTGCGATTAGGCAGGAAGATAATGGCGATGTAATCTATCTCTTGCCTGGCGGGAGCCAAAATGCAGGTGAAACACTGACTGATGCCGTGAAGAGAGAAGTAGCAGCAGAAATCGGAGTAGACGTAGAGCCTTTATCCTTGGAATTCGTAATTGAAGGTGTATATGGCGCAGCTCTTCATCGTGTAGATTTTGTTTTTTTATCCGAATACATAGGTTTAATGGACAATAACAGTTCTATTCTGCCAAGTGACGAAAACCAAGTAGAATATGAATGGCTTGACATTAAAAGCTTGATCCAACAACCTTTATTGCCCTCAAAATTACGAAAGCAGATCATTAGATTAGTTGAGGGAGAAAACACGGTTATGTATTTAGGAATTGAAGAAGACGAGGACCTGAATGGTTAG
- a CDS encoding helix-turn-helix domain-containing protein codes for MKYEFNFDQLCPATYAFQVIGGKWNLPILAILSENDCIRYNELKRRLPGITGTMLTNCLKDLIHSGIVHREQYNEVPPRVEYSLTESGKELVPLIESMVMWGQKNMTVGVKEQEM; via the coding sequence GTGAAATACGAGTTTAATTTCGATCAGTTATGTCCAGCGACTTATGCATTTCAGGTCATTGGAGGCAAGTGGAATCTTCCGATCCTGGCAATCCTCAGTGAAAATGACTGTATACGTTACAATGAATTAAAAAGAAGACTGCCTGGCATTACCGGAACGATGCTAACGAACTGTTTGAAGGATTTGATTCATTCCGGCATCGTGCATCGGGAACAATATAACGAGGTTCCACCGAGAGTGGAGTATTCGCTCACAGAATCGGGCAAGGAATTGGTTCCTTTAATTGAATCCATGGTAATGTGGGGTCAGAAAAATATGACAGTAGGCGTGAAGGAACAAGAAATGTAA
- a CDS encoding DsbA family protein, translating to MSNESMMCDLETGVCGVNEEEAMQEINLNHVEKRITLYYATDPICSHCWALEPVLHRFVEEYGHYFTLQIKMGGLLASWNGFSDGTNGIQKPSDVAEHWKEVGEHSRMPIDGSLWHDNPILSSYPPSRVFKVIQSTHPGKEHDFLRRAREAVFAFNRNIGEDDVLTDIVDQLGLNGKQVVEAAAQQSAQDLLEKDFESVASLGVRGFPSIIIANEENQGLKIVGARSLETYVQALQQVLGGNLKPKQITSLEQKINEGHLLFSKEMEVLYNIEKSDVETYVKSELAEHTYRTGHILNEMYIEHI from the coding sequence GTGAGTAACGAATCTATGATGTGTGATCTGGAAACAGGGGTATGTGGTGTGAACGAGGAAGAGGCGATGCAAGAAATCAATCTGAATCACGTTGAGAAAAGGATAACTCTTTATTACGCAACAGATCCGATTTGCTCTCACTGCTGGGCGCTTGAGCCTGTGCTTCATCGGTTTGTTGAGGAATACGGTCATTATTTTACGCTGCAAATCAAAATGGGTGGGCTACTGGCTAGCTGGAATGGTTTCTCGGATGGCACTAATGGGATTCAGAAACCTTCGGACGTTGCAGAGCATTGGAAGGAAGTAGGTGAGCATTCACGCATGCCCATCGACGGTTCCTTATGGCACGATAATCCAATACTTTCTTCTTATCCGCCATCTCGCGTATTTAAGGTCATTCAGAGTACACACCCTGGGAAAGAGCATGACTTTTTAAGACGTGCGCGTGAAGCCGTGTTTGCATTTAATCGAAATATTGGAGAAGATGATGTGCTGACGGATATCGTCGATCAACTGGGCTTGAATGGAAAACAAGTGGTTGAAGCAGCTGCACAGCAATCTGCACAAGATTTATTAGAGAAAGACTTTGAGAGTGTGGCTAGTTTGGGAGTTAGAGGTTTCCCATCCATTATCATTGCGAATGAAGAGAACCAAGGATTGAAAATTGTCGGAGCGCGTTCTCTTGAAACATATGTGCAAGCACTTCAGCAGGTGCTCGGTGGTAATCTGAAACCCAAACAGATAACCTCGTTGGAACAGAAAATCAATGAGGGACACCTTCTTTTTTCTAAAGAAATGGAGGTCTTGTACAATATCGAAAAGAGTGATGTTGAAACATATGTGAAATCTGAATTGGCGGAGCACACATATCGTACGGGTCATATTTTGAATGAGATGTATATTGAGCATATCTGA
- a CDS encoding alpha-N-arabinofuranosidase, with amino-acid sequence MLLTSKMLIDKDFQVAEVDPRLYGSFVEHLGRAVYGGIYDPGHPTANEQGFRQDAIEAIKALNVPIIRYPGGNFVSGYNWEDGVGPVAERKRRLELAWWTIETNAVGTNEFADWAKLVGTEVMMAVNLGTRGIDAARNLVEYCNHPSGTYWSDLRISHGYKDPHKFKTWCLGNEMDGPWQIGAMTAHEYGRIANETAKAMKWVDPNIELVACGSSSRGMSTFADWEATVLDLSYENVDYLSLHAYYNNNKDNTYNFLATSLDLDQFIDSVASICDYVQAKKRSKKKLMLSLDEWNVWNSIGTSRAEERWQIAPPEFEDVYTHEDALAVGCYLITLLKHADRVKMACLAQLINVIAPIMTENNGAIWFQTTYFPFMHASNFGRGTVLQSVVSSPKYDSKDFTDVPYLEAISVHDEENGMITIFAVNRHLEEQMELNVDLRSFGETTFIEHIVLENDDLKAINTKANPRNVVPHNGGHTTVNQGKVQAVLNKASWNVIRLKTKQA; translated from the coding sequence ATTTTGCTTACATCCAAGATGCTTATTGATAAAGATTTTCAGGTAGCCGAGGTCGATCCACGTCTGTACGGCTCTTTTGTTGAACATTTGGGACGTGCTGTCTATGGTGGTATTTACGACCCTGGTCATCCCACAGCGAATGAGCAAGGTTTCCGCCAGGATGCCATCGAAGCGATCAAAGCATTGAATGTGCCCATTATCCGTTATCCGGGCGGGAATTTCGTATCCGGTTACAATTGGGAAGATGGTGTTGGCCCGGTAGCGGAACGCAAACGCAGACTTGAGCTTGCCTGGTGGACCATTGAAACCAATGCGGTCGGCACCAACGAATTCGCGGATTGGGCCAAACTGGTTGGAACCGAAGTCATGATGGCGGTCAATCTCGGTACCCGCGGCATAGATGCGGCAAGAAACCTGGTAGAGTATTGCAACCATCCATCAGGTACCTATTGGAGTGATCTACGGATTTCCCACGGGTACAAAGATCCTCATAAATTCAAAACGTGGTGTCTGGGTAATGAAATGGACGGACCTTGGCAGATTGGTGCCATGACCGCTCATGAGTACGGACGAATTGCGAATGAAACGGCGAAAGCGATGAAATGGGTCGATCCGAATATTGAACTGGTGGCGTGTGGTAGCTCCAGCCGTGGTATGAGTACTTTTGCAGATTGGGAAGCGACGGTTCTCGACCTGTCTTATGAAAATGTGGATTATCTGTCCTTGCATGCTTACTACAACAATAATAAAGACAACACATATAATTTCCTGGCTACTTCGCTGGATCTGGACCAATTCATCGACAGCGTGGCATCGATCTGCGACTATGTACAAGCCAAGAAACGCAGTAAAAAGAAATTGATGCTGTCGCTGGACGAATGGAACGTCTGGAACTCCATCGGCACGAGCCGAGCTGAAGAACGCTGGCAGATTGCACCACCAGAATTCGAAGATGTATATACACATGAAGATGCTCTCGCAGTGGGCTGTTACCTGATTACGCTGCTCAAACATGCGGACCGTGTCAAGATGGCTTGCCTTGCACAGCTGATCAATGTCATTGCACCGATCATGACGGAGAATAACGGAGCGATCTGGTTCCAAACGACCTATTTCCCGTTCATGCATGCATCCAACTTCGGTCGCGGTACTGTACTGCAATCTGTTGTATCTTCGCCGAAGTATGATTCCAAAGACTTTACAGATGTACCTTATCTCGAAGCCATCAGTGTGCATGATGAAGAAAACGGAATGATCACGATCTTTGCGGTCAACAGACATCTGGAAGAACAGATGGAACTGAATGTGGATCTTCGCTCCTTCGGGGAAACTACATTTATTGAGCATATCGTATTGGAGAACGACGATCTGAAAGCCATCAATACCAAAGCGAACCCACGCAATGTGGTTCCACACAACGGCGGACATACAACGGTTAATCAGGGTAAAGTACAAGCTGTCCTGAACAAAGCGTCATGGAACGTGATTCGCTTGAAAACCAAACAGGCTTAA
- a CDS encoding ArsR family transcriptional regulator, translated as MMLGTDSSSLTIYEALASEARLNIVRLLLQNREMHINALAKELYLSKAIVSTHVSKLQKAGIVGSRMKRENGGTYKYCFILQEFMTINLSPEPVDAPYHEVSIPVGQYTDYEAWPTCGIATTTQMIGQYDTPACFMDPDRVNAGILWLARGFLEYKIPNYLNTEQHLQEIEISLELSSEAPQVNENWPSDIRFSLNGKHLGTWTSPGDFGDRKGKHTPLWWKLDVNQYGVLKVLRINGEGTFMDGQRISDVRIHDLQLDSSTYWTFGLRPEEGVPGRGGLTLFGKGFGNYDQDILIRYYYEAGASKKE; from the coding sequence ATGATGCTTGGCACGGATTCCTCATCCTTGACCATATATGAGGCGCTCGCCAGCGAGGCCCGCTTAAATATCGTTCGCTTATTATTGCAAAACAGGGAGATGCATATCAATGCGCTCGCCAAAGAGCTGTATCTGAGCAAAGCTATCGTTAGTACACATGTGAGCAAATTGCAAAAAGCGGGCATCGTAGGCAGCCGCATGAAGCGTGAGAACGGTGGAACGTATAAATACTGCTTTATTCTGCAAGAATTTATGACGATCAATCTCTCTCCTGAACCAGTGGATGCTCCTTACCATGAAGTCTCTATTCCGGTTGGGCAGTATACGGATTATGAAGCTTGGCCTACCTGTGGCATTGCAACAACGACGCAAATGATTGGACAATATGACACACCAGCCTGTTTCATGGACCCGGATCGGGTCAATGCGGGTATTCTTTGGCTGGCACGAGGTTTTCTGGAATATAAGATTCCCAATTATCTGAATACAGAACAGCATCTCCAGGAAATTGAAATTTCCCTCGAACTCAGTTCGGAAGCACCCCAAGTCAATGAAAACTGGCCTTCGGACATCCGCTTTTCCCTTAATGGCAAACACCTGGGAACATGGACAAGCCCCGGGGACTTTGGGGATCGGAAGGGCAAACATACACCGCTATGGTGGAAATTGGACGTCAACCAGTATGGTGTACTGAAGGTGTTGCGCATTAATGGAGAAGGGACGTTTATGGATGGCCAGCGCATCTCGGATGTACGTATCCATGATCTGCAATTGGATTCTTCCACCTACTGGACGTTTGGTTTAAGACCGGAGGAAGGGGTGCCGGGTCGAGGCGGACTTACGTTGTTCGGGAAAGGGTTCGGTAACTACGATCAGGACATTTTGATTCGGTACTATTACGAGGCTGGAGCGTCGAAAAAGGAATAG
- a CDS encoding AraC family transcriptional regulator, producing the protein MSIIDELSEYITLRMSSYLEQTHDSNWTEYKSHSDYDLWFITAGSVQITIDGIEHMARPGDVVFFYPDIPYTASTTGELCRFVYMHFDFSIAEQKRILGEFQLPGIVPGNLIREESTLFTSSYRRFKQSSGASGSPLYLKASLLLVIAKILELHGQGLYHGEFLKDRKPRKIEGSLEVLQNVFAYVDENLHRAIRVNELADVAGVSEKYFISLFKKILGITPGQYINQIKMNRARDYLYEKKYTIQQIAGFLGYPDPFTFSKAFKKFYNVPPSKFE; encoded by the coding sequence ATGAGTATAATTGACGAACTTTCGGAGTATATCACACTTCGCATGAGCTCTTATCTGGAACAAACGCACGACAGCAATTGGACGGAGTACAAGTCTCATTCCGATTATGATCTGTGGTTCATTACAGCAGGCTCCGTCCAGATTACCATTGATGGAATCGAGCATATGGCGCGCCCAGGTGACGTGGTGTTTTTTTATCCGGACATACCTTACACTGCTTCCACGACCGGAGAGTTGTGCCGATTCGTATACATGCACTTTGATTTCAGCATCGCTGAGCAAAAGCGAATTCTCGGCGAGTTTCAACTTCCGGGCATTGTACCTGGTAACCTGATTAGGGAGGAATCAACGCTGTTTACCTCGTCCTATCGAAGGTTCAAACAGAGTAGCGGCGCTTCCGGAAGTCCACTTTACTTGAAAGCCTCTCTGCTTCTCGTCATCGCCAAAATTTTGGAATTACACGGGCAAGGCTTATATCACGGTGAATTTCTGAAAGACCGAAAACCGAGGAAAATCGAAGGAAGTCTGGAAGTTCTGCAGAACGTGTTCGCCTACGTGGATGAGAATCTGCATCGTGCCATCCGAGTCAACGAGCTTGCAGACGTTGCTGGCGTCTCTGAGAAATATTTTATTTCGTTGTTCAAGAAAATTCTCGGTATCACACCGGGGCAGTACATCAATCAAATCAAAATGAATCGGGCGAGAGACTATCTGTACGAGAAAAAATATACGATTCAGCAAATTGCCGGATTTCTGGGCTATCCCGATCCCTTTACATTCTCCAAAGCTTTCAAAAAATTTTACAACGTGCCCCCTTCCAAATTTGAATAG